In Streptomyces durocortorensis, a genomic segment contains:
- a CDS encoding acyl-CoA dehydrogenase family protein, which yields MAESASLLFNPRTYDPQHFDPETRRLLRATVDWFEERGKRRLIEDYRSRAWLGDFLAFSAKEGLFATFLTPLSAAGDKERRWDTARIAALNEIFGFYGLDYWYAWQVTILGLGPVWQSDNEEARARAAELLSQGEVFAFGLSEKTHGADIYSTDMLLTPDSDGAGGFLASGSKYYIGNGNAAGLVSVFGRRTDVEGPDGYVFFAADSRHEAYHLVKNVVDSSKFVSEFRLDGYPVAPADILHTGRAAFDAALNTVNVGKFNLCTASIGICEHAMYEAVTHADNRILYGRPVTAFPHVRRELTDAYVRLVGMKLFSDRAVDYFRSAGPDDRRYLLFNPMTKMKVTTEGEKVIDLMWDVIAAKGFEKDNYFAQAAVEIRSLPKLEGTVHVNLALILKFMRNHLLNPVDYPAVPTRLDAADDDFLFRQGPARGLGSVRFHDWRTAFDAYAEVPNVARFREQADALCTFVETAAPDEEQSRDLDLLLAVGQLFALVVHGQLILEQARLTGLDQDLLDELFAVLVRDFSAHAVELHGKDSATEDQQNWALGAVRRPVVDAARSARIWERVESLSGAYEMAR from the coding sequence ATGGCTGAGTCCGCGTCCTTGCTGTTCAACCCGCGCACCTACGACCCGCAGCACTTCGACCCGGAGACCCGCAGGCTGCTGCGCGCCACCGTCGACTGGTTCGAGGAGCGGGGCAAGCGCCGGCTGATCGAGGACTACCGCTCCCGCGCCTGGCTGGGCGACTTCCTGGCCTTCTCGGCCAAGGAGGGGCTGTTCGCCACCTTCCTCACCCCGCTCTCCGCGGCGGGCGACAAGGAGCGGCGCTGGGACACCGCCCGGATCGCCGCCCTCAACGAGATCTTCGGCTTCTACGGGCTCGACTACTGGTACGCCTGGCAGGTCACCATCCTCGGCCTCGGGCCGGTGTGGCAGAGCGACAACGAGGAGGCGCGTGCCCGGGCGGCCGAACTCCTCTCCCAGGGCGAGGTGTTCGCGTTCGGCCTGTCCGAGAAGACGCACGGCGCCGACATCTACTCCACCGACATGCTGCTGACGCCGGACAGCGACGGCGCCGGCGGCTTCCTGGCCTCCGGCTCCAAGTACTACATCGGCAACGGCAACGCCGCAGGGCTCGTCTCCGTCTTCGGCCGACGCACCGACGTCGAGGGCCCCGACGGCTACGTCTTCTTCGCGGCCGACAGCCGCCACGAGGCGTACCACCTGGTGAAGAACGTCGTCGACTCCTCCAAGTTCGTCAGCGAATTCCGCCTGGACGGCTATCCGGTGGCCCCCGCCGACATCCTGCACACCGGTCGCGCCGCCTTCGACGCCGCGCTCAACACCGTCAACGTCGGCAAGTTCAACCTCTGCACCGCCTCGATCGGCATCTGCGAGCACGCGATGTACGAGGCCGTCACCCACGCCGACAACCGCATCCTCTACGGCCGCCCCGTCACCGCCTTCCCGCACGTGCGCCGAGAGCTGACCGACGCGTACGTCCGGCTCGTCGGGATGAAGCTGTTCAGCGACCGCGCCGTCGACTACTTCCGCTCCGCCGGTCCCGACGACCGCCGCTACCTCCTCTTCAACCCGATGACGAAGATGAAGGTGACCACGGAGGGCGAGAAGGTCATCGACCTGATGTGGGACGTCATCGCCGCCAAGGGCTTCGAGAAGGACAACTACTTCGCCCAGGCCGCCGTCGAGATCCGGAGTCTGCCCAAGCTGGAGGGGACGGTCCACGTCAACCTCGCGCTGATCCTGAAGTTCATGCGGAACCACCTGCTGAACCCGGTCGACTACCCGGCCGTCCCCACCCGCCTCGACGCGGCCGACGACGACTTCCTGTTCCGGCAGGGGCCGGCGCGCGGCCTCGGCTCCGTACGCTTCCACGACTGGCGCACCGCCTTCGACGCCTACGCCGAGGTGCCCAACGTCGCCCGCTTCCGTGAGCAGGCGGACGCCCTGTGCACGTTCGTCGAGACGGCCGCCCCCGACGAGGAGCAGAGCCGTGACCTGGACCTCCTCCTCGCCGTCGGGCAGCTGTTCGCCCTCGTCGTCCACGGCCAGCTGATCCTGGAGCAGGCCCGGCTGACCGGCCTCGACCAGGACCTGCTGGACGAGCTGTTCGCCGTCCTCGTACGTGACTTCTCCGCGCACGCCGTCGAGCTGCACGGCAAGGACTCCGCCACCGAGGACCAGCAGAACTGGGCGCTGGGCGCGGTGCGCCGCCCCGTCGTCGACGCCGCCCGCTCGGCGCGGATCTGGGAGCGCGTGGAATCGCTGTCCGGGGCCTACGAGATGGCGCGGTAA
- a CDS encoding CDGSH iron-sulfur domain-containing protein gives MPGRNERPRRVVVGRDGPILVEGPVVVVNDDGTTTRSDRFVAAICTCRRSRTYPWCDTSHRRRVPAGPPRPHPDDGSPRPEDRDTREGDRDPREGDRDPQESDRDPQEGEEETRP, from the coding sequence GTGCCCGGAAGGAATGAGAGGCCTCGGCGGGTGGTGGTGGGCCGGGACGGCCCGATCCTGGTCGAGGGGCCGGTCGTCGTCGTGAACGACGACGGTACGACGACCAGGTCCGACCGTTTCGTCGCCGCGATCTGCACCTGCCGTCGCAGCCGCACCTACCCCTGGTGCGATACCAGCCACCGCCGTCGCGTGCCCGCCGGGCCGCCCAGGCCCCACCCGGACGACGGAAGCCCCAGGCCGGAGGACCGCGACACCCGGGAGGGCGACCGGGACCCCCGGGAGGGCGACCGCGACCCCCAGGAAAGCGACCGAGATCCCCAGGAGGGCGAGGAGGAAACCCGACCATGA
- a CDS encoding serine/threonine-protein kinase, giving the protein MSLRGGDPAEIGGYPLEARLGSGGMGTVFLARTSSGRAVAIKLIHQQFAGDDEFRIRFRQEVAAARRVSGAFTAAVVDAAPEAEQPWMATTYIEGHTLAQRITVQGPLDGAELRRLAIGLAEALRDIHRAGVVHRDLKPSNVVLSPEGPRVIDFGISRAVDQQTLTMTGRVIGTPPFMSPEQLQAPRGVGPASDVFSLGTLLVYAATGRGPFDADSPYLTAYQVVHEEPSLGAVPAALRAVVEPCLDKEPEGRPSADELLVLLRDLPTELGGTGADGAGAGRTRDMITEHDLATRAASEPTAPAPTAPAGTGKGSSGSPVGRRLRSRWRPVLAASVAVVAIGGGVAVLKTGGSGGHSGGGEENGKGNSVAAPGPALLDGFEPWRRTVRGGRADIPDELRCVARGDALFCGGGGVVATRIRAQDGSQVWTAKSPGVPVQGMHLVGATDDTVLGYRFAAQDAQRDPHSEVVAIDAKTGRELWSVPSGAQSTAVTGRTQDAVVAGTAVVTVDASNSRFEARDAHSGEVTWTASFPAGTRCAPVPVGRELLAMCATEAELDATEVRHPTLHTVDLASGALGRPIAVNGPAVPTGAAGGRLVLLSRHMEGAARAGYDGVVRVDPVSRKVTYSRLGKTYEGTPGMADGTVYVSGQAGLVTALDPATGREKWSRQTGVEGASGPAADDGALYFSSATGRVVALSPDDGASLWTTDPQADGLTGEQGASPRVTVAGRVLFVAADANTLFAFDTRRPPKSG; this is encoded by the coding sequence GTGTCGCTGCGCGGAGGTGATCCGGCCGAGATCGGCGGCTATCCCCTGGAGGCACGGCTCGGGTCGGGCGGCATGGGCACGGTCTTCCTGGCCCGTACGAGTTCGGGGCGGGCTGTCGCGATCAAGCTGATCCACCAGCAGTTCGCGGGGGACGACGAGTTCCGTATCCGTTTCCGGCAGGAGGTGGCGGCCGCGAGGCGGGTGAGCGGCGCGTTCACCGCCGCCGTGGTCGACGCCGCTCCCGAGGCCGAACAGCCGTGGATGGCGACCACCTATATCGAGGGGCACACGCTCGCCCAGCGCATCACCGTGCAGGGCCCGCTGGACGGAGCGGAGCTGAGGCGGCTCGCCATCGGGCTCGCGGAGGCGTTGCGCGACATCCACCGAGCGGGGGTCGTCCACCGTGACCTGAAGCCCTCGAACGTCGTGCTCTCGCCCGAGGGACCACGCGTCATCGATTTCGGCATCTCGCGCGCCGTGGACCAGCAGACGCTGACGATGACCGGGCGGGTCATCGGTACGCCGCCGTTCATGTCGCCGGAGCAGTTGCAGGCGCCGCGCGGTGTGGGACCGGCGTCCGACGTCTTCTCGCTGGGGACGCTGCTGGTGTACGCGGCGACGGGCCGCGGTCCCTTCGACGCGGACAGCCCGTACCTGACGGCTTACCAGGTCGTGCACGAGGAACCCTCGCTGGGCGCCGTACCGGCGGCTCTGCGCGCGGTCGTCGAGCCGTGCCTGGACAAGGAGCCCGAGGGACGTCCCTCGGCGGACGAACTCCTCGTACTGCTGCGGGACCTGCCGACCGAACTCGGCGGGACCGGCGCCGACGGGGCCGGAGCGGGCCGCACCCGCGACATGATCACCGAGCACGACCTCGCGACGAGGGCCGCCTCCGAGCCGACCGCCCCGGCCCCGACCGCCCCGGCCGGTACCGGGAAGGGGAGCTCCGGCTCGCCCGTCGGCCGCCGTCTGCGCAGCCGGTGGCGGCCCGTGCTCGCCGCGTCGGTCGCGGTGGTGGCGATCGGCGGCGGCGTCGCCGTGCTGAAGACGGGCGGCTCCGGGGGGCACAGCGGCGGCGGCGAGGAGAACGGCAAGGGAAACAGCGTCGCGGCGCCGGGGCCCGCGCTTTTGGACGGCTTCGAGCCGTGGCGCCGGACCGTGCGGGGCGGTCGTGCGGACATTCCCGACGAGCTGCGGTGCGTCGCGCGCGGCGACGCGCTGTTCTGCGGGGGCGGCGGTGTCGTCGCGACCCGTATCAGGGCCCAGGACGGCTCGCAGGTGTGGACGGCGAAGAGCCCGGGCGTCCCCGTCCAGGGCATGCACCTGGTGGGCGCCACCGACGACACGGTGCTCGGCTACCGCTTCGCCGCCCAGGACGCCCAGCGGGACCCCCACAGCGAGGTGGTGGCCATCGACGCGAAGACCGGCCGGGAGCTGTGGTCCGTACCGTCCGGCGCCCAGTCGACCGCTGTCACCGGCCGGACCCAGGACGCCGTCGTGGCCGGCACCGCCGTGGTGACGGTCGACGCCTCCAACTCCCGCTTCGAGGCCCGGGACGCGCACAGCGGTGAGGTCACCTGGACGGCGTCGTTCCCGGCAGGCACCCGGTGTGCGCCCGTCCCGGTGGGCCGGGAGCTCCTCGCGATGTGCGCGACGGAGGCGGAGCTGGACGCCACGGAGGTGCGCCACCCCACCCTGCACACCGTGGACCTCGCGTCCGGGGCACTGGGCAGGCCCATCGCGGTCAACGGCCCCGCCGTGCCGACGGGTGCGGCAGGCGGCAGGCTCGTACTCCTCTCCAGGCACATGGAGGGGGCGGCACGGGCCGGCTACGACGGGGTGGTCCGGGTCGACCCGGTCTCGCGGAAGGTCACGTACTCACGGCTCGGCAAGACGTACGAGGGGACGCCCGGCATGGCGGACGGCACCGTCTACGTGAGCGGGCAGGCCGGACTCGTCACGGCGCTCGACCCCGCTACCGGCCGGGAGAAGTGGTCTCGGCAGACGGGCGTGGAGGGAGCGTCGGGTCCGGCGGCGGATGACGGCGCGCTGTACTTCAGCTCGGCCACCGGCCGGGTGGTCGCGCTGTCGCCGGACGACGGCGCATCGCTGTGGACAACAGATCCGCAGGCCGATGGGCTGACGGGCGAACAGGGGGCGAGCCCGCGTGTGACCGTCGCAGGGCGTGTGCTGTTCGTGGCCGCGGACGCGAACACGCTCTTCGCCTTCGACACCCGGAGGCCCCCGAAGTCGGGCTGA
- a CDS encoding plasmid stabilization protein, giving the protein MPAGSNKKRERQYEHIKESQEERGASERRAKEIAARTVNKERARSGESTTASKTSTQDKKSAHQRGGERSHRGSQGPTKDQLYEEAKKKNIDGRSSMNKAELRKALGR; this is encoded by the coding sequence ATGCCGGCTGGATCGAACAAGAAGCGCGAGCGGCAGTACGAGCACATCAAGGAGAGCCAGGAGGAGCGGGGCGCCTCCGAGCGGCGGGCGAAGGAGATCGCCGCCAGGACCGTGAACAAGGAGCGCGCCCGGTCCGGCGAGTCGACGACGGCGAGCAAGACCTCGACGCAGGACAAGAAGTCCGCACATCAGCGGGGCGGCGAACGCTCCCACCGGGGCTCGCAGGGCCCCACGAAGGACCAGCTCTACGAAGAGGCCAAGAAGAAGAACATCGACGGGCGTTCCTCGATGAACAAGGCGGAGCTTCGGAAGGCTCTCGGACGCTGA
- a CDS encoding HemK2/MTQ2 family protein methyltransferase: MSEPGVRLPGDEGGPSTRQAPPPDTLGAAPRPRRLVCLPGVYRPQADTLLLATAMRREGIRAGMDVLDLCTGSGALALHAARLGARVTAVDISRRAVVSARLNTALAGLPVRVRRGDLLRALPGRTFDAVVSNPPYVPAPGLAVPRHRAGRSWDAGLDGRLILDRICADACAALRPGGLLLLVQSGLSRPEETVDRLSGAGLHVSVTDRVMIPFGPVTRGRSAWLRARGLLPARLDREELVVIRARKE; this comes from the coding sequence TTGAGCGAGCCAGGGGTGCGGCTGCCCGGGGACGAAGGCGGCCCCAGCACGCGGCAGGCACCGCCGCCGGACACACTCGGTGCAGCCCCACGGCCGCGCAGACTGGTGTGTCTGCCCGGGGTGTACCGCCCGCAGGCCGACACACTTCTGCTGGCCACCGCCATGCGACGCGAGGGAATCCGCGCGGGGATGGACGTGCTGGACCTGTGCACCGGAAGCGGCGCGCTGGCCCTGCACGCCGCCCGGCTTGGCGCCCGCGTCACGGCCGTCGACATCAGCCGCCGTGCCGTGGTGTCGGCGCGGCTGAACACCGCGCTGGCCGGGCTGCCCGTGAGGGTGCGCCGGGGCGACCTGCTCCGTGCGCTGCCGGGGCGTACGTTCGACGCTGTCGTCAGCAACCCCCCGTACGTGCCCGCCCCCGGTCTCGCGGTGCCCCGGCACCGGGCGGGCCGCTCCTGGGACGCGGGCCTCGACGGCCGGTTGATCCTCGACCGCATCTGCGCCGACGCCTGCGCCGCACTGCGCCCCGGTGGCCTGCTTCTGCTGGTCCAGTCGGGGCTGAGCCGCCCCGAGGAGACCGTGGACCGGTTGTCCGGTGCCGGACTCCACGTCTCGGTGACCGACCGGGTGATGATCCCGTTCGGTCCTGTCACCCGGGGCCGCTCGGCCTGGCTGCGGGCCCGCGGACTGCTGCCGGCCCGCCTGGACAGGGAGGAGCTGGTGGTGATCCGTGCCCGGAAGGAATGA
- a CDS encoding phosphoribosyltransferase has product MRFRDRHHAGRELADRLLERSADGQVADPVVIALPRGGVPVAAPVARALGATLDVLIVRKIGLPGRPETGIGAIIGDDPPLFDGPSLDLLGLREDQLGPVVAREREELHRREKRYRGGRPPPRVEGRTVILVDDGLATGVTARVALRGLRRRGPARLILAVPVAAPGSADLVRPEADDFVCLHQPPGFRSVGEWYDDFDQVGDEEVLAVLRDLGPRAPGTPPASGTADPGLPPR; this is encoded by the coding sequence ATGCGGTTTCGCGACCGCCACCACGCAGGCCGGGAACTCGCCGACCGGCTCCTGGAACGGTCGGCCGACGGCCAGGTGGCCGATCCCGTGGTCATCGCGCTGCCCCGGGGCGGCGTCCCCGTGGCAGCGCCCGTCGCGCGAGCGCTCGGCGCCACGCTCGATGTCCTGATCGTCCGCAAGATCGGGCTGCCCGGCCGCCCGGAGACCGGCATCGGCGCGATCATCGGCGACGACCCGCCGCTGTTCGACGGGCCCTCGCTCGATCTGCTCGGCCTGCGCGAGGACCAGCTGGGCCCTGTTGTGGCCCGGGAACGCGAGGAACTGCACCGGCGCGAGAAGCGTTACCGGGGCGGTCGGCCCCCGCCCCGGGTCGAGGGCCGGACGGTGATCCTGGTCGACGACGGGCTCGCGACCGGCGTCACCGCGCGTGTCGCCCTGCGTGGTCTGCGCCGCCGGGGTCCGGCCCGGCTGATTCTCGCCGTACCCGTCGCCGCCCCCGGCAGCGCCGACCTCGTACGCCCGGAAGCCGATGACTTCGTCTGCCTCCACCAGCCTCCGGGCTTCCGCTCGGTGGGCGAGTGGTACGACGACTTCGACCAGGTCGGCGACGAGGAGGTCCTCGCCGTCCTGCGCGACCTCGGCCCGCGGGCGCCCGGCACACCACCCGCCTCCGGCACCGCCGATCCGGGTCTTCCTCCTCGCTGA
- a CDS encoding PadR family transcriptional regulator encodes MALDHAILVSLLEKPGSGYELARRFERSIGYFWTATHQQIYRVLGRMESDGLLLVREVPQQGRPDKKEYSVTGPGRTVLAEWLHKPIEPESLRHDLAVKIRGAAFDDPAALIDEVGRHRQVHRDRLAHYLAGESRDFTGPEAPAPRDAGQELQHVVLRGGIAYERMTIAWLDDVLDTLHRLGAAGPGA; translated from the coding sequence ATGGCCCTCGACCACGCGATCCTCGTCTCCCTGCTGGAGAAGCCGGGCTCCGGCTATGAGCTGGCCCGGCGCTTCGAGCGGTCCATCGGGTACTTCTGGACCGCCACCCACCAGCAGATCTACCGGGTCCTGGGGCGCATGGAATCCGATGGTCTGCTCCTCGTCCGCGAGGTGCCGCAACAGGGCAGGCCGGACAAGAAGGAGTACTCGGTCACCGGTCCCGGCCGCACCGTGCTCGCCGAGTGGCTGCACAAGCCGATCGAACCGGAGAGCCTCCGGCACGATCTCGCCGTGAAGATCCGGGGCGCCGCCTTCGACGATCCGGCCGCCCTGATCGACGAGGTCGGGCGGCACCGTCAGGTGCACCGGGACCGGCTCGCGCACTACCTCGCGGGGGAGTCGCGTGACTTCACCGGGCCCGAGGCGCCCGCACCGCGGGACGCCGGTCAGGAACTCCAGCACGTCGTACTGCGCGGCGGCATCGCGTACGAGCGCATGACGATCGCCTGGCTCGACGACGTACTCGACACCCTGCACCGCCTCGGAGCCGCGGGCCCGGGCGCCTGA
- a CDS encoding iron-containing redox enzyme family protein, which produces MTPPATTPAQRNPAAPPPLPQARGPLSGSVLAVLAGRGTRLPDAGTVRRADPYGDDLHLLLYVLYELHYRGFAGTDERLEWDPALLAARAAAEDFFTDALRRDSGTGGQDVAEAVDALLVEPVGDDGHSVSHHLQREGRLWHLREYAAVRSLYHLKEADPHLWVVPRLRGRAKAAMVAVEFDEFGAGRAEDIHAQLYADLMADLGLDPQYGRYLDAAPAQALATVNVMSLFGLHRRLRGALVGHFAAVEITSSPGSRRLAAALRRAGAGPAAQRFYDEHVEADAVHEQVVRRDVIGGLLADEPELAADVVLGIAATGYLEGRLADHLLSAWREGRTALRTPLTG; this is translated from the coding sequence ATGACGCCCCCGGCCACCACCCCCGCCCAACGGAATCCCGCCGCGCCCCCGCCGCTCCCGCAGGCACGCGGGCCCCTGAGCGGGAGCGTCCTCGCCGTGCTGGCAGGCCGCGGAACCCGGCTGCCCGACGCGGGGACGGTCCGCCGCGCCGACCCGTACGGCGACGACCTGCACCTGCTCCTGTACGTCCTGTACGAGCTCCACTACCGGGGGTTCGCCGGTACGGACGAGCGCCTGGAGTGGGACCCCGCCCTCCTCGCCGCACGCGCCGCCGCCGAGGACTTCTTCACTGACGCTCTGCGCCGGGACAGCGGGACGGGCGGGCAGGACGTGGCGGAAGCGGTCGACGCGCTGCTGGTGGAACCCGTGGGCGACGACGGGCACAGCGTCAGCCACCACCTCCAGCGGGAAGGGCGGCTGTGGCACCTGCGCGAGTACGCTGCCGTGCGCTCCCTGTACCACCTCAAGGAGGCCGATCCGCATCTGTGGGTGGTCCCCCGGCTCCGCGGGCGGGCGAAGGCGGCGATGGTGGCGGTGGAGTTCGACGAGTTCGGGGCGGGGCGGGCCGAGGACATTCACGCACAGCTCTACGCCGACCTCATGGCCGATCTCGGCCTCGATCCGCAGTACGGGCGCTACCTCGATGCCGCGCCCGCCCAGGCCCTGGCGACGGTGAACGTGATGTCCCTGTTCGGGCTCCACCGGAGGCTGCGGGGCGCGCTGGTCGGGCACTTCGCCGCCGTGGAGATCACCTCGTCCCCCGGCTCCCGGAGATTGGCGGCGGCGCTGCGCCGGGCGGGCGCGGGCCCCGCCGCGCAGCGGTTCTACGACGAGCACGTGGAAGCCGACGCGGTCCACGAGCAGGTGGTGCGACGCGACGTGATCGGCGGGCTGCTGGCGGACGAACCCGAACTCGCGGCTGACGTCGTCCTGGGCATCGCGGCCACCGGGTATCTGGAGGGCCGCCTCGCCGACCACCTGCTGTCGGCGTGGCGCGAGGGGCGTACGGCACTGCGGACACCGCTGACGGGCTGA
- a CDS encoding helix-turn-helix domain-containing protein, which yields MPASPKPARGDLGRRIVARRLQLGLSRQDVALRAGAAPGYIEYVEEQSATPGIGFLLRLADALETTVQELSGGTGELPPGLGRGARRARLVELDVAMCWVLLGDHGVGRVALTHEGGPVVLPVNYQVLDGEVAFSTGEDSPLATAVGTEIALETDHIDDAFSKGWSVLLVGPVRAVADEEDARELREAAYATPWAGEGREHVMILTPRRVTGRKIIVPDAPGDTD from the coding sequence ATGCCCGCATCACCGAAACCGGCCAGAGGCGACCTGGGCCGGCGCATCGTGGCACGGCGCTTGCAGCTCGGGCTGTCCCGGCAGGACGTGGCGCTGCGGGCGGGCGCCGCACCCGGCTATATCGAGTACGTGGAGGAGCAGTCCGCGACGCCGGGCATCGGCTTCCTGCTCCGGCTGGCCGACGCGCTCGAAACCACGGTCCAGGAGCTGTCGGGAGGGACGGGCGAGCTGCCGCCGGGCCTCGGTCGGGGAGCGCGCCGGGCCCGGCTGGTCGAACTCGACGTCGCCATGTGCTGGGTGCTGCTGGGTGACCACGGCGTCGGACGGGTGGCGCTGACCCACGAGGGCGGGCCGGTCGTGCTGCCCGTGAACTACCAGGTGCTCGACGGTGAGGTCGCGTTCAGCACGGGTGAGGACTCCCCGCTGGCCACGGCCGTCGGCACGGAGATCGCCCTTGAGACCGACCACATCGACGACGCCTTCAGCAAGGGGTGGAGCGTGCTGCTCGTCGGCCCCGTCCGTGCCGTGGCGGACGAAGAGGACGCGCGGGAGCTCAGGGAGGCGGCGTACGCGACACCGTGGGCCGGGGAGGGGCGCGAACACGTCATGATTCTCACGCCTCGGCGGGTCACCGGACGCAAGATCATCGTGCCCGACGCCCCGGGCGACACCGACTGA
- a CDS encoding SigB/SigF/SigG family RNA polymerase sigma factor: MALESRYADDPDTAALFRRLVELPEGPGRERLRGEIICAWLPMAHRLAARYRDRGETLEDLRQVAALGLVNAVDRYDPERTRAFASFAVPTITGEIKRHFRDRMWSVHVPRRVQDLRNVLRRAAAELAAAGTQPSLARIAEHTGLTEVEVRQGGEALHGFTALSIDAEASVGGSGVLLCDSLGTVDGAYDLVLDREAARPGLRNLAEREKRVLYLRFFAGMTQSAIASELGVSQMHVSRLISDSCRRIREEAAREPGRRKTTRDTARPRPV; the protein is encoded by the coding sequence ATGGCCCTAGAAAGCCGCTATGCCGACGACCCCGACACGGCGGCACTGTTCCGCCGACTCGTCGAGCTGCCCGAGGGGCCCGGGCGGGAGCGACTGCGCGGGGAGATCATCTGCGCCTGGCTCCCCATGGCCCACCGTCTGGCCGCCCGCTACCGCGACCGCGGTGAGACGCTGGAGGACCTGCGGCAGGTCGCGGCCCTCGGTCTCGTCAACGCCGTCGACCGCTACGACCCCGAGCGCACCCGGGCCTTCGCTTCCTTCGCCGTACCTACCATCACCGGCGAGATCAAACGTCACTTCCGGGATCGCATGTGGTCCGTGCACGTCCCCCGCCGCGTCCAGGACCTCCGTAACGTCTTACGCCGCGCCGCCGCCGAACTGGCCGCCGCGGGCACCCAGCCGTCACTCGCCCGGATCGCCGAGCACACCGGACTGACCGAGGTGGAGGTGCGGCAGGGGGGCGAGGCGCTCCACGGCTTCACCGCTTTGTCCATCGACGCCGAGGCCTCCGTCGGCGGCAGCGGCGTGCTGCTCTGCGACAGTCTGGGCACCGTCGACGGGGCCTACGACCTGGTGCTCGACCGCGAGGCGGCCAGGCCGGGGCTCCGGAACCTGGCGGAGCGCGAGAAACGAGTGCTCTATCTGCGCTTCTTCGCCGGGATGACGCAGAGCGCCATCGCCTCCGAACTCGGTGTCTCCCAGATGCATGTGTCCCGTCTGATCAGCGATTCCTGCCGCCGGATCCGTGAGGAAGCGGCCCGCGAGCCCGGTCGGCGGAAAACGACCCGCGACACCGCACGACCGCGCCCCGTCTGA